Below is a genomic region from Rhodohalobacter sp. 614A.
TTCCAGAGTGCTTTGCGTTGTAGCTCCGCTGGGATTCACAAATTTGGATCCGTTAAAATGATCGGAAACCGGACCGCTATATCCCGGTTCGGAAAACCACCATCCGGCAATCACAATAAATAAAGCGGCGAAAATGAGAAGACCTAAAATCCAGAGCATTAATTTTTTCACTTAGATTGAATCAGTTTTAAAAATTAGACTGTGAATGATAAGGGTTTTGAATGATGAATAGCGAACAAGGAAGTCAGAATTCAGAAGTTTCGATATTCGTTATTTCTTTAGCAATCACTGTTTGCTCGCATTATCCTTTTAATTTCGCCTGGAAAGAGAAATCACCTTTCATAGGTATTAAGTATTTTATTGACAAGTGATATAAATCCATTTAGAATGAGATAGAAATAACTATTAAAAGTTAATGGTGCTTACCATAAAGAGAATAAATAAAAAACATTTCCGCCTTCTAATCATTTGTCTTTTTTTGATTGGATGTAATGAAGAATACCAGATGCAGACGGTTTTAATTAATGGAAACATCATTGATGGAACAGGTACTGAACTTAAACAAGACTGGGACATATTAATTTCTGATGATAAAATCACAAAAATAGGTCCAAATCTTGCAATACCTCAGCATGCTACAACTGTTGATGTTTCAGGTTTAACGATTCTTCCCGGACTTATTGACATGCATGGGCATATTTATGCTAACCTGGGATCAACAAATGGGATAAGCAATCAGAAATCGTATCTGAAGTTTTATTTGGCTGGCGGGGTAACCACAATTTACTCTCCAGGTGAATATGATGCCGAAGGAACTTTAGATCTACAAAACAGAGTAAGTCAAGGCCAGGAAGTTGGACCAAATATTCTAACTACAGGTCCTTATTTTGATCATAGCCCCTCACAAGTTCCATGGATCAATGGGATTAAATCTGTTGAAGAACTCGAATACCAGTTTAACAAATGGAGTGGAAAAATCGACGGGGTTAAAGTTTATACAAGCATCACTTCCAAAGAGCTGAGCAGACTTGTTGAATTAGCTGACAGTCATGATCTGCCGGTGACAGGACATTTGGGATCAGTTACTGCTAATGAAGCCATTGATTTAGGCATTCATGGGCTTGAACATGGTATTTTTGGGATGCCGGAATTTTTTTCTTCTGGGTTTACCCCGAGTAGCATAGCCTGCCAAAGTGGAGATTTTGCTTTGACGCATCCTGAGATAAAAATGTTAATTGATAAAATTATTGACAATCAGGTTTATTTGACTCCCACCATCATAACATTTCAGGCTATGTTAGTTAATTCGGAACCGGTTACTACAGACTGGCAAAAATATTTAAGTAGCGATGTTTTAAAGTCGATTTCAAAATTTGAGAAAAGGTTGATGTCTAACCAAAACATGCAAGATTGTCTTGAAAACGGTCTTAAAAAACAAAGTAAGCTATTAAAGGAAATTTATGATAGAGGAGGCTTAATTGTAGCAGGCACAGATCCCGTTGGGCCTATGATTATTCCGGGATTTGGACTTCACCGCGAAATGCAACTTTTGGTTGAAGCAGGCCTTCCTCCGATGGCAGCTATCCAAGCGGCAACAATAAATGCGGCCAAAGCATTACGAAAGGATGCTGAGTTTGGTTCAATAGAAACAGGAAAATTGGCGGACTTAATTGTAGTGGAGGGTGATCCATCCCAAAATATTAACCATATTGGAAATACCGTAATGGTTTTTAAAAACGGGAAGCAGTTTAATCCTTCAGAACTACGTGAATCAGTTATCGGTAAAATTGGTGGTGTTGAAGATTAAAAAATAATAGCACAAGCGAGACGCTTGCGCCATCCCTTCTCACTTCTCACTTTTGCCTTTTCACTCCTTAAGCTCCTCCTCAAAAAATTCAAAAATTCGCCGATACTCATCATACCATGAATCCGCATCAGTAAAACTGTGCGGTTCAGAAGGATACATCATCATATCGAAGTCTTCGTTGCCGGATTGAATCAACTTTTCGATGTACTGCACGGCATCCTGGAAACCGACATTGTCATCCTCTAATCCGTGGAGTAAAAGGGCCGGATGTTTTAATTCGTCCGCATAGGTGAGGGGGGAACTTTGGTCATAGTGTTCGGGGACTTCTTCGGGATCACCCAATCGCGGCAGTGTGTACCATGGATTGGCGTAATAGTAATTCCTCCAGTTGGTTACGGATCGGAGTCCGGCACCGGCATGGAAGCGTTCGGGAGCTGCGGTGAGGACATAGAGCGACATGAATCCGCCGTAACTTCCACCGTAAATTCCAACCCTGTCTAAATCAAGGGCGCCGCCGGTATGTTCTTCAGCCCAATCGAGGCCGTCCACGATGTCTTCCGTTTCATACTTGCCCATCCAGTTGGTGACATCTGCGCGGAAATCACGTCCGTAGCCGAGGCTGTGTCGGTAATCTACTTCCAAAACGATGAATCCGTGTTTGTTCAACAATTGATTAAACATGTATTCGCGCCAGTAGTTGTTGGACCATCCTTTGTACACATTCTGAAGCGATCCCGCCCCGTGTACAAAAACCACAACGGGGTATTCTTTGGTTTCGTCATAATCCAGCGGATAAAGAAGCGAAGCTGAGAGTTCGGTCTCGCCATCGCGTCCTGTAAATCGAACGTATTCTTCCTGCTGCCAGTCGTAATCATAAAAACTTTCCGGAACAGAATTTGTCAATTGAATTTCTTCATCGGGATCTTCCAAATCGAGACGGTACAAATCATACGGTTGGTTAAAAAACGTCTTCGCATAAATCAGACTGGATCGATCCGGCGTCAGGTAAAACTGATA
It encodes:
- a CDS encoding amidohydrolase family protein is translated as MVLTIKRINKKHFRLLIICLFLIGCNEEYQMQTVLINGNIIDGTGTELKQDWDILISDDKITKIGPNLAIPQHATTVDVSGLTILPGLIDMHGHIYANLGSTNGISNQKSYLKFYLAGGVTTIYSPGEYDAEGTLDLQNRVSQGQEVGPNILTTGPYFDHSPSQVPWINGIKSVEELEYQFNKWSGKIDGVKVYTSITSKELSRLVELADSHDLPVTGHLGSVTANEAIDLGIHGLEHGIFGMPEFFSSGFTPSSIACQSGDFALTHPEIKMLIDKIIDNQVYLTPTIITFQAMLVNSEPVTTDWQKYLSSDVLKSISKFEKRLMSNQNMQDCLENGLKKQSKLLKEIYDRGGLIVAGTDPVGPMIIPGFGLHREMQLLVEAGLPPMAAIQAATINAAKALRKDAEFGSIETGKLADLIVVEGDPSQNINHIGNTVMVFKNGKQFNPSELRESVIGKIGGVED